The Silene latifolia isolate original U9 population chromosome X, ASM4854445v1, whole genome shotgun sequence genome contains the following window.
AATCTAGCTCAGGGGTTCACAATATCAAAAGCTTATGATTTTTTGAGAATCGAAGGGGATGAAGTTCAGTGGCATTCTTTGGTCTGGAATAAGTTGACAATACCAAAACATGGGTTCTTAGCATGGATTTATCATCACCGAAATATGAACACGAAAGACAAACTCTTTAAGCTTAATATAAGTGAAGATGATACCTGCTATATATGTGGAATGAACTCAGAGAGCATTGACCATATTTTCTTTGGATGTCATTACATTAAAGCTACCATTTTACATGTCGGGGCATGGATAGAAATCAGGTTACCTTTCAGAGATGTTCTCCGATGGCGGCTTGAGAAGATGGGCACCAGAGTCCAGAAGGACATTCAAAATGCCACTCTTAATGCTTGTGTGTACCATATTTGGCGACAACGAAATCTCAGTAGGCATGATTTGACTCTCCTGCATCCTCAGAAGCTTGCTCTTCTGATTATAGAGGAACTTCGTCTGAGAATAGAGGGGATGGATAAAAGAAAGCTTCATGCAAGTGATAAGCAATGGATTCAAAGGCTTCTGCAATGTTAAAATCAAAAGATTTgtgagaaggaagaagaaagatcGGATGGTTTTCTGAAATAGGAAAGGACGATTTTTTAGGGTTATGTTTTACCCCAAATCTGATTTTGTTGCAAGAATCAGATTTTTCTTGTTTCCCTTGGTGTATTTGGACTTGGGTCGCTTATGTTATGGGCTATAGGCTATAGCCCTTACTTTCTGAGCTTTGGTAGGGGATGGGTTAGATTGTCGCTTTGACAGACTGACTCGTTTCTTTATATGGTTGACCATTTTTCTTTTGATATgtacttacattttatcaaaataaaaaaaaacatatgtAATGGAAAGGTCGTTGTAGATAGATGGAAAAGAATGGTGTATAAAGTGCTTAGATTGGGTTATGCCGCGATGTAGATTTGTGGATAGAgattgagtttgggaatttggattatcaagaggtgagcctagtgtgtaatttttTTGGGCAATTAACcgtatgaaatgaattttgatttctagagatgtaaaagggAGATACAATTgattgaacagtaaacgttgattttgTGGattgattagtggcaagtgtgaatgagtagcatgatgagagaggacccattgtaagaaagagtgagaaggtaccgatataaattaatggaatttgagtattggagcaacgaaaaggtaaccggattactaaagagttaggtacaaggagtaaggagataaactattaattggtattgttgagtataaagggAAAAGAAGGATGAAAGTAAGGTGAGCGAACGTCGACCAGAGTTAAggaacatgaaagtaaggaatcatggaaatgtgCGATAACATCATGAGaaggtgtgagttaatggttatataggagtttcaggaaaACATGAtagccatgagtttcgaggaattaaggaaagtaaaaaggTTGGtaaagtatttgcacgatacgagattttggtggtgagttgggtgacgatacaattaaggacagAACTGGGTTGAATGCTGAGATAAATTTTGTTGACAAGTTTGCCGTTTGTTaattgggatgttaaccgaaatAGAAATGAGCTTTTATGTtaagaggtgagtgtaagagatttatTGTACGAAGGATGGTGGTGTTGTGATGTTATCACTAGTAGTTAAGGATGACGTTAAATAGAGAAGATAGTCGTCCtggagaggttgattttgtggaggccgGATTGGTATAGATGGTtgcgagggagtataagatgtggatataggaggcatcttctagtagttgggtattaatggtatggttatatttgtcaggaggtgatagttatgcgaatgggagaatgtgataTGAAGGGGGCATACGAGTAAGCTCgtgcgagaggtaacctttatctggtggtaacttacgtgatcaggattgcctagttagattcgattatgggtctatgatttgtgtaagtgtttgtgtgaggttATCACCTCACGAATAGTGGTATGgcgtgatagttataaagtcgttATCTGAGTGCTCCGTAATATATATTGTGTACGGTAACCTAAtagaatgatattcaaaagtggTAATTTGGGTGATCTGGAATGGCTAGTTATACTAGTATGTGTACTTATGATACATGTAAGTGATAGTGTGAGGTTCCTtcctcatgagtaatagtatggatgatattcataaggttattatctgtttattccgtgtgATATGTTGCATTGTGATCTAGTAAGCGGTTTTAAGAAAATTTTCTTGTCAAGAAGATATACGGAGTCAGTGTTTACGGGATTGTATAAGTtacgatgactatcgatgtggctgTTGTGCCTGGATTGGCGATCCGGGCAGGGTACtttgtgttgtgatgcgggtatttttgcgctgcggtgcggctgttggtggcagtgttgcgatgccgtcatcggttgtggttgAGTAGGCGGGATACTTATGAGACGAGTTTTCGAATGTGTATACCAGCCATattgattgttgttttgtttattgatgtttcttaccagtctcggcttgggagtgagggttgagtatgatatgaaagagagttgggtatgtttccgttgttgtcatggtatagtaatattctgttgatgggacacagttgcaagaggttgttggagtacttttgatcttctTTAAGAGGAGGCGTTGGTTGACGTAGTTGTGGCAAGAGATCTGTGGAACGTGTGTGCTGAGCTGGAAGCGGCAAGTGGTTCGTAATATTTATTAGggcagtgagtatagggtgttgggaattagtatcatgttaaggtATGGATGAGTGTTGCGGCAATAAAATGGAAAACTTGAAGATCTAGTGAGATTCTGTATGACAATTGTGGATTGTGAGTTATGATTATGGAGATAAGCGCATGGATAGAGGAGTATGTCGCCTTGCGATAcggtggaagagttggagtattagttatgctaaggattttgtggtataggttaggtggtgtgccgaatgatttgaggtatgagaactgttaggGAAAGAGAGCCTGGATATAGgcatggttgtaggtgttgaggttataaacggttatcgttgacatgcggtggtgatgaggataatgagatgatatagctaatgatctagtattagtgggttacgaggacgtaacatttatcttaagaggggtAGGAtacgacaaagagagtttgatggttgtacatgttgtagtagattaggaagtttgagtcttggtggagaataaaggatggatttgtattgtggttgatattattaaaggtcatgacggtgcttgtagtagtttgtcgtttatgagtgtgagtatacttcgatagtgtcgacagttgggtgatgatgtttatgagtatgagtaaactttgaggacgaagttcattttaagggtggtagaaggTAACATTCAGTTTGGTGAttgatcttgcttggtggattgGATTGACGTTGGATTGTTAGTGGGTAATAGGTTAGTATGACAGAGGTAGCAACAATTGTCGTGGTATTATGGAGTTTGTATCGAGaggctatgctatagttgagacgatatcgtgagccgtgttgtggaagtagccatggttggtggagttagtgttaggtgttctTGTCTTATAGTATGGGTTTGAATtccgggacgaagttcattttcaaggagggaagactgtaatactatgttTTCTatgttgttgggtactctatcaagtaaggcttactttgtcgagtaagtgtgttttggttacgaaacagtgtactgtctgaagggtactcgatcgagtaggggtcactcgatcgagtggggccactcgatcgagtaagtgacttactcgatcgagtagtgacttactcgatcgagtaagtcggttttacgggttgtttttgacgggttttgttagcaatgcgagaaagatatataaaTTTAATCCGTCAGTTCTTTTCACTTTTTACCTTATTGTAACTTTTATATAGATTAAAACAAAGTACGTTGTTTCTCTCTTTCGCATTGccatcaaatcccaaggcttgtgttGTCGGATTTCTAagttctttacgtcgttgagaccgtcgcattgtgggcaagattctagtatgatttttatgtcgtttcattgattttggttgaaaccctaattgggtatttttggGGGTTTTGAGAGTATTTTGAtactagatggtgattgtataattgtatgtttgataggagatGTTTTCATAGAGGAACGTTTCTAATTCGCTGATTGTGACGatattggtgattgcttttccaggtagggtttccctactcggttattgattacattatatttgatggttagttgtggttgattgtttAATGTTGTTGATCTATATCATGTTGGTATTGGTAATTGGaaattgttgttgtatagttggttggttgtgtttgtctgcggttcgcgaggtgcgtccttgacaaagtggagtcacttgcgggagtggcttcatgcccttgattcgcctcttgtggttcccgtcacaagggggatgtgcacattaaggaacttgggttttcgctcggtgttgatgagcagggcttaggtgggaacggctgcagtcccccactggcggtgaggattactgattgcggccgtaatctggcatGACTAGACCTTCAGACTAGTCAggtgtctggagatgtgacggagttgggtgattctacgtattgttgttattgttgatcTTATATTacgtaatcagtaactgaccccgtttaattgttttaaaaacagtggtgatccattcggggatggtgagcagttattgagcaggaaTGATATGGAtgtgcgagggatagctgggcttGAGTTATCACGAGttatttagaagtcttccgctgtgttgtcaAACATTTCATTTACTTTAGTTTGTTTtggatttggaacagttgtatcacGTTTCTCAGTTTTggattttgttatgtaatcacttaaacttatctattaaagtacgttcttttatggtccatttgatattcattgcctcgggtaaccgagatggtagcactttcatgcattgggtggtcttggtaaggcacccttgtgtatgggggtgttacaaatttaTTGTAATTGTAGTTATTTATTTCATTTCGTTCTTGTATAGTTTATTTCTCTGGCTTTTTACATGtaatcaattttaattataacttCGACTaaattgagtgctaaattgttTGTCAACCGTGTAAGATACATTAATCTCAATAATTTACATATttatatatgtgacattttaatttagtcataaaattaaaactagatcttatgcatgcaaacataaataagacaagagaagaaatcgtctttttTACTTTTGGATTTCGGAtataagggcaccaacaaattcacctatttgttagttcttgagctttccttaaaatggatgaacaaaggatccaaaatagaatccctcccaaaagtgaatacccaaacaaatcccttaataactaatattatttgtactagaaataatacaagtctcaCTTAaagattgacacaaaataaacTTTGTTCTCTCTTGtgtattttcggccaagagaggaatgatttgggagattttatttctctaagttttacaATGTGTAGAGAGAAGAATAATTTCTAACACACTAGAAATTATTGTATGAGGtaatgaataataatagagaaaacattggtatttctctagtgggaaaaccggttggggcATGGGtaaagagggagccaatgcatgaaaaattgctcttctcaaaacctagatttgcatggctactagttagatttaatcattgtgttttccacttaagataaaaacacaatataaatcttatactccctccattatttcggcacacttaaaataaaatgggtagtccatttgattttgtcatttgtcaattttgtcacatgtaacatgttacatgacatgtcacaatgtaatgtatttttaacatattaaaaatcaacatacttataaaatatgtcatttacaaaatcgactagtaattcgtaattacttgtaccaaaacggtttatcaaattataaattacaacgtcttgtatttataataaattattcattcaatttcgatttcaattgtttcgtaaacaataattttatccaagtaataaaacaatttgattacttagaccgtatctaatataattgaattacaataagacacgttaatctcactcacaaatcatccgtcaattttaagcaatttaattaactcgtatcggcatacgattaattaaataatcaattaagggtatttccctataggtataacctaaggggatcaactgatcaccaccgttgcacgacagtaatgtcaaactttagtcagccaatcattaccgatatgtgtggaccagttgacttgtaaaatattacatcccacatgtattcttaaaatgagatttaaacatgtgatcatcatgatcaacagttgtgatctcattattgtcggaggacacatattccaacaatctcgcacttgtcctcgacaagtgttcgtcaccaattctcttgtcctattactatctcccactcaatgcaaggtgtctttcaggtcgtacttgcaagtgatcaaatcgagagtggtttcctcgatctcgagaataactgattgagcgtggccacgcatttccagttcattactcctcgagtggccctgagatattgttataaccctgacaaggggtggacaattcctatcgcacttattccctttgactagccacagccatcataacccaaaatatgcccatttgaccccatttacgaaggtcatagtaacataaatcaaagttaatctgaaactgtgtcgccttaagcgaacagtctttagtcaaaagaatcaactaattagaatactatagtagctctcgccacgaccaggctatataaatttgccagaactctataagcggtcattagcccgacaaagtgttcctaacagtctgcctatgtgatcgactagtcattctcatatgatcatggcacttgaacttgccatcaatcgcatcaaactctagtcacttcgagacgtcacctcataaaagtgactatgggcgaatacaatgctaatccgggttcactttaacggggttcaattgtctttacaacccctttggatgtaacaatatataaagaaaagataaaagacaaatgcgattatgaacatgaacaaaaaataACACTTTTACTTCATTTCAGaatctaacacaaacttggtacacgtttaagacccatggacaccatatgtccattgtgtttagtctgcgataaaggtttggtgagcggatcggctatgttgtcatccgttccaaccttacaaatcgcaatttcctttctttcaatgaaatctctaattacatgatattttctaagtacatgtctagatctattactagactttggctctttagcttcgaagatcgtcccactattatcacaatagagagtgatgggatcatttgcggtaggtactactcttagaccttccgtgaattgcctgatccataccgcttccttggcagcttctgatgcctGATGCTGCagtgtactcagcctccgttgttgaatccgcagtcaaagcttccttgaagcttctcctgctaacagcaccaccattgagcatgaaaacaaaaccagcttgtgacttcatgtcatctctatccgtttgaaaactttagtccgtgtaaccattaacacggagctcggtgtctctttcaaacactaagatagagtccttagttcttctcaagtacttaaggatgttcttgacggctatccagtgactctcacctggatttccttgatatctactcgtcatgctcaaggcatatgagacatcaggacgtgtgcatatcatggcatacatgattgatctaacagcggaagcataagggatcaacttcatgcgttcaacatcatggggttcggagggcgattgagacttgcttaatatggtcccagttaccataggtaccaatccccttttggatttgtccatgctgaaacgtcgaagaatcttatcaacataagattcttgacttagtgccaatatcctcttggatctatctctatggatccggatacctaatatgcgttgtgcctctcctaaatacttcatttggaaatggttgcctaaccacttcttaacagaagacaacattggaatgtcatttccaatgagtagtatgtcatcgacatacaagattaggaacacaacattgctcccactgaatttcatgtataaacatggttcgtcaacacttcgagtgaagccattctcttttatcacatgatcgaatcgatgattccaacttctagatgcttgcttaagaccataaatagatctcttaagtttgcacactttgttaggatttttaggatcgacaaaaccttcgggttgtatcatgtacacctcctcttctaaatgcccatttagaaaagcggttttgacatccatttgccatatttcataatcatgaaatgcggcaatctctaacaaaatccgtatggatcttagcatggctacgggggcgaaggttttatcataatgaagaccttggacttgggtaaatcctttttccactagcctagctttgtagacatcatcatgtccttctatgccattcttgaccttgaaaatccatttgcattgaagaggtcttgcccctttaggcaaatccaccaagttccaaacttggttttcatacatagaatccatctcggacttcatggcttcaagccataaggaggaatttggactagagattgcggccttgtaggtggcgggctcgtcactttctaaaaacaACACATCGAGtcttccatcttcttcgataagtcccacatatcgatcgggatggcgaataactcggcccgttcttctaagtggaggagggacaaccgcgttagatgacgaaggaacatcttcttgcgtctctacctcggtttgtggctcttgaacttcatcaagttcaaaatttctaccactctgtctcttagaaataaattctctttctaagaagatagcctcacaagacacaaacactttgttttcttgaggtttatagaagtaataacctcgggtgttagaatagcctacaaaggtgcatttttcagatcgtggggctagcttattgCCATTTTTGGTTTTGATATAAGCattacaaccccaaattttcatgtaggatagattaggaactcttcctttccatatatCAAAAggagttttctcggtggctttggtgggacaattgttcaaagatcttattgcggtttgaatcgcaaatccccaaaacgagttcggcaactcggtttgactcatcatggatcgaaccatatcaagtagggttcgatttctcctttgggcaacaccattgagttgtggtgttccgggtggagaaagttgtgatataataccacaacctttcaagtgtgaatcaaattcaaggctaagatattttccaccacgatcggatcgtagtgcttttattttttagttcaattggttctctacttcattttgaaattccttgaatttctcaaaagcttcactcttatgcttcattaaatagatatacccatatctactcaagtcatcggtgaaggttatgaagtggtcataatttcctcgagcggtgatactcattggtccacacacatcggtatgtatgagtcccaatagttcacttgctcgagttcctttaccgctaaaaggattacgagtcattttgccaagaaggcaatattcgcatgttccatatgattgataatcaaatggtgtaatcacattagtcgaaattaatcttttgatgcgattctcgtttatgtgacctaatcgacaatgccaaatgaacgattcatttggatcacttgatttgagtttctttgattgaatgttgtagatgtcattagtcggattcgaggtttctaaaatgtaaatgccattaattgaaggagcttggcctataaccaagtcgttccttgaaatagtataacgattgtttttaatgacaaaacaaaaaccgtccatgtccaacatagtgattgaaataatgtttttagaaagtgtaggcacataaaaacaattatgtaaatacaactcaaatccattaggcaaagctaatacataagttcccttggattcggccgctactcgagctccatttccaaggcgtagatccacatctcctttgctaagcctctccacgtctcttaacccctgtaaatgattacaatggtgagaaccacaaccggtatccagtacccatgtcgtagtggaagtataatttacatcaataacataaatttccttaggaattttaccttttggaacgatgattccttcccttatatttcgcaaatatacgggacaattcctaagccaatgacccatgccatagcaataatggcactcgtcttcaacttgcttgaagtttttccctttctttcccttcttcttgaaccttttgcccttagaagcaagaacttgattgcttgagctcccgcTAGTTTtgacatctttctcttccaaagacaaagatcctatagattttatgaggcggtcttcctgagaccggctcacaagagatcttgtagtagtaggaggtttagaagaagtgatgaagtttatgtttccatccgaacctatcccaaaatgaagttctctagtagtgtcgaaatcattgttgaagcaaacgtcgtcaaaaacattgtggcaagactcaatagttatcagtgtagtagcgtttgatggattcattgtaatgaactacaagtatggagaaaaaaggaaatattaa
Protein-coding sequences here:
- the LOC141618342 gene encoding uncharacterized protein LOC141618342 — protein: MNTKDKLFKLNISEDDTCYICGMNSESIDHIFFGCHYIKATILHVGAWIEIRLPFRDVLRWRLEKMGTRVQKDIQNATLNACVYHIWRQRNLSRHDLTLLHPQKLALLIIEELRLRIEGMDKRKLHASDKQWIQRLLQC